One Heptranchias perlo isolate sHepPer1 unplaced genomic scaffold, sHepPer1.hap1 HAP1_SCAFFOLD_43, whole genome shotgun sequence genomic window carries:
- the LOC137312655 gene encoding histone H2A-like, with translation MSGRGKTGGKARAKAKSRSSRAGLQFPVGRVHRLLRKGNYAERVGAGAPVYLAAVLEYLTAEILELAGNAARDNKKTRIIPRHLQLAIRNDEELNKLLGRVTISQGGVLPNIQAVLLPKKTSNVSSKSK, from the coding sequence atgtctggaagaggaaaaaccggcgggaaagctcgggccaaggccaagtctcgctcatccagggcaggactgcagttccctgtgggccgtgttcacaggctcctgcgaaaggggaactacgctgaacgtgtgggtgccggagccccggtctatctggctgctgtgctcgagtatctgacggctgaaatcctcgagctggccggcaacgcggcccgcgacaacaagaagacccgcatcatccccagacacctgcagctggccatccgcaacgacgaggagctcaacaagctgctgggacgggtgaccatctcccagggcggggtgctgcctaatatccaggccgtgctgctgccgaagaaaaccagcaatgtgagctCCAAAAGCAAGTAA